The nucleotide sequence GTGGCCGCCGCGATGGGTGCGGTCGCCGCCAACAACCTGCACCAGAGCCTCGGCCCGGGCAGCTGAGCCAGCGCCCACCCCAGCCGCGCTCACCTCGACTTGCGGCAGTGGGGCAGACGGGCACGATCGGGCCATGCCCGCACCGCGGACGCGGTGGCTCGTGCGCCGAAGGAGGATGCCGTGACCGATCGCCTCTCCCCGCCGTCGACAGCCGTCACCGCTGGCTCGGAACCCGTGCTCGACCGCTACCCCACCCGCACCGCGGCGCGCCCGGAGCTGCTGGTCCGGACCGATCCCGCGGTGTGGGGCGGGCTCTCCGCACCCGGCCCGTTCTCCGCCGACGAGCTGGCTGACTACGACCGCACCGGCTTCAGCGCGGTCCCGGCGCTGCTCGGCCCGCAGGAGGTGGCCGACCTCGCGGCCGAGCTCGTCCGGTTCGCGGCCGACCCCGCCGTGCGGGAGGACCGCCGCACCGTCATCGAGAAGTCCTCCCAGGAGGTGCGCTCGGTGTTCGAGGTGCACCGGACGAGCCAGGCGGTGGCGGCGCTGGTCGCCGACGAGCGCGTGATCGGCCGGGCGCGCCAGGTGCTGGGCTCCGACGTGTACGTCCACCAGAGCCGGATCAACTACAAGCCCGGCTTCGGCGGTGGTGGCTTCTACTGGCACTCCGACTTCGAGACCTGGCACGCCGAGGACGGCATGCCCGCCCCGCGAGCCGCGAGCATCTCCATCGCGCTGACGGAGAACTTCCCGCACAACGGCTGCCTGATGATCATCCCGGGATCGCACCGAACGTTCGTGCCGTGCGTGGGCGAGACACCCGAGGAGCACTTCACCACCTCGCTGCGCGAGCAGGGCCGCCAGGTCGGCACCCCCGACGACGCCAGCCTCGCCACCCTCACCGCGGCCGGCGGCATCAGCCTGCTCACCGGCGCTGCGGGCTCGGCCACGATGTTCGACTCCAACTGCATGCACGGCTCGGCGAACAACATCACCCCGTACCCGCGGTCCAACCTGTTCGTCGTGTTCAACAGCGTGCAGAACCGCCTGGTGGAGCCGTTCGCCGCGCCGGCACCACGGCCGGAGCACATCGCCGCGCGGGGGTGAGGCGGTTCCCAGCGGCACCCTCGTCGACCAGCACGTGCACCATCGCTTAAAGTTTCACCTGTCTGGCCCCGTGCGGGCCCGGCGCGGTCCAGCCGTCGGGCCACCCTTGTCGCTGAGGGTGTTCCGTGGCCGCGCGCCCGCTGCATCCTCGTGGATGGCCGCCTGTACGGCCGCAAACGGGAGCACAACCATGAGTGACACACCCAGCGCCGCTGGGCGTCCAGCACCGAGCGCGAGCCAGGCTGGCGCTGCGGAGGCACCCAGCCCGGGCCCCGCGCGCGAGCTCATCTCCGCGATCCACGAGCTCACCCGGATCGTGGTGGGCGAGAAGCCGCTCGACGAGGTGTTCGCCCAGGTGGTCCAGCTGGCCCGGCGGGAGATTCCCGGCGCCGACGAGGTGTCGGTGACCATGGTCGACGGATCGGGCGCCACCACACCGGCCGCGACGGGCGAGCTCGCGTGCACGCTGGACGAGCAGCAGTACTCCACGGGGCAGGGCCCGTGCCTGCAGGCGGCCACCACCGGAGAGACGCTGCACATCCCGGACATGCAGGCAGAGCAGCGGTGGCCTGAGTACACCCCCTTCGCCGCGCGCAACGGCGGGCTGAGCTCGCTGTCGGTACCGCTGCCCGTGCAGGACACCACGGTGGGCGCGCTGAACATCTACGCCCGCGTGGTCGACGCCTTCGACGAGCACAGCCGCGAGCTGGCCGAGCACTTCGCCGGCTACGCCGCGGTGACCGTGCGCAACGCCAGCCTCTACACGGCCACCACGAACCTGGCCGAGCAGATGCAGGCGGCCATGGAGTCCCGCGCGGTGATCGAGCAGGCCAAGGGCATCATCATGGGCGAGCGCCGGTGCAGCCCCGACGAGGCCTTCCGGCTGCTGTCCAAGGTCTCCCAGGATGCCAACCGCAAGCTCCGCGACGTGGCGACCGCGTTCGTCGCCCAGGCCTACCAGTCGTCCTAGCCCGCCTGGACCTCTGCGCTGCGGGCCCGGCGGAAACCGCTTGACAAAGTTGACCGGTCCAGTCGACTATTGGTGGCAGGTCATGAGTGCCAGCGTCAAGCCCCGGCTCGCTGGCCGGCAACCCTCCTCCGCGGTGGGGTGCCCCGGGTGAGGACCAGGCTCCGGCGAGGTGTCGGAGCAAGCGCGGACCCCCGAGTGACGCACGCTCTCTCTCGGGATCTCTGGGGTCCCTGAGCGGAACGAGAACGCCGTGACCACCACCCTGCTGTCCCGCCCCGCCGCTGCGGCGGCGACCGAGACCCCCACCACGCTGCGCCTGGCCACCCTGGTGCGGGGCATCGCCGCCCAGCCACACCGGTGGCGCGACCAGGTGCGCT is from Rhodococcus sp. X156 and encodes:
- the thpD gene encoding ectoine hydroxylase; translated protein: MTDRLSPPSTAVTAGSEPVLDRYPTRTAARPELLVRTDPAVWGGLSAPGPFSADELADYDRTGFSAVPALLGPQEVADLAAELVRFAADPAVREDRRTVIEKSSQEVRSVFEVHRTSQAVAALVADERVIGRARQVLGSDVYVHQSRINYKPGFGGGGFYWHSDFETWHAEDGMPAPRAASISIALTENFPHNGCLMIIPGSHRTFVPCVGETPEEHFTTSLREQGRQVGTPDDASLATLTAAGGISLLTGAAGSATMFDSNCMHGSANNITPYPRSNLFVVFNSVQNRLVEPFAAPAPRPEHIAARG
- a CDS encoding GAF and ANTAR domain-containing protein — encoded protein: MSDTPSAAGRPAPSASQAGAAEAPSPGPARELISAIHELTRIVVGEKPLDEVFAQVVQLARREIPGADEVSVTMVDGSGATTPAATGELACTLDEQQYSTGQGPCLQAATTGETLHIPDMQAEQRWPEYTPFAARNGGLSSLSVPLPVQDTTVGALNIYARVVDAFDEHSRELAEHFAGYAAVTVRNASLYTATTNLAEQMQAAMESRAVIEQAKGIIMGERRCSPDEAFRLLSKVSQDANRKLRDVATAFVAQAYQSS